The nucleotide window ACAGAACCGCTGAAAAGGTAGGTTACCGGCGTGAGCCGATGACCTCCAATGAAAGCAATCTAGAGTTACGCTTCACCCAATAAAAAAATTATCGCGCCCGCTACTCGCTACCTTCGCAGCCCATATCTTGTAGATTCTTGAACATCTCGGGAGAGCGTTCACTGAGGATCTCAACATCGACTTTCAGTGTTTCGTAATTCGGCGTCAGGATTCTCCGGACGCTTGGGCGTGAGCTCCGAACCGCCCAGGGGGTTCGCCGGGATAGTGCCAACAGTCGGGCTCTAGCGGCTGTGAGTAGTATGACCAACCCCGAACGCAATTCCAAACCAGTGGAGACGGGTTGTTCGCGACATTCCGCGCTGGGCCAGTACGCCAATCGTGATTATCGCACGCCGTTGCGCTGTGTTCCGGTGTTAATCGTCTTCAAACTCCGGTAAGTTCGCCTCGTAGTCCTGAACTCCGAGCTCTTTGAGGTATCTGTACACGTCGTCGATTGTCCGGTCATCGCTCGCTTCCTAGCGCCGACGTCGCCGACGAGGTCTGTGGGCCGGTTCGAGCACGACTGGAACGAGACAATAATCGATGCGAACGACCGCTGAGTTCCTGTCTGCCTACCACTGGTGCCGAAAGAGATTGTTCAGCGACTCGATGTCCCGACGGTCGTATGGCGTCAACAGCGCGCCGACCTTACGTCGCCACTCGGGACTGACCTGTGAGTCGGCCAGCAGTTCACGCAACCGCGCGTTCAGCTTTCGGCCTGCCGGGTCGAAGTCGGTGAGAATAACGACCTCCTCCTCGTCGATTTGGGTCGCAAACGGGACCAACCGCCCAGCCTCTGAACAGGTGTAGATTCGTTTCTCGAAACCCGCGGCTCGAAGCCCACGCCGGTCGTTCTGTCCCTCGACGATGGCGGCGTCGACGGCTCGGCTCATCTCTTGAATCAGCTCGAGAAGGTCCTGCCGCCACGCTGCTTGCTCTCGGTACGGCACAACAAGTAGAGTAGGGGTTGAACACCCGAGTACTTCACGGTGGGACCCGAGACAGAATCAATCGTTCTGTCTGCTTGTAGTTCACAGAGCACGATAGTATCGCCGACGTGACGGACGCCCCTTCCTATGAGGACTCAGTCCACTCGGTCACTCCCACCACTCACTCCGTCGGTCACTGTACGTGGCGTTTCTGAATGGTTCGGGCTTGTCTTCGTCGTCCTCGGCACCCAGATAGTGGGCCGTCCAGTAGCCCACATGCCAGCCGACGGCGTCGGAGTCAAGGTCGACGAGGACGATGCCGAGGGTGTCGTACGTCTCTAGCGCTTTGTCTCCGTCGGGGTCGTACCCACTGGCGGCGGCAAAGGAATCCGCACCCGCGGCGCACGGCGAGGTCTCGCCGAAGGAGACGTGGAGGCGGATATCCGCCTTCTCGGGGTCGTCTACGTAGGTGAACGTGAGGTTGTCGGGCATTCCGGGTGCGTCGTCGTCATAGTAGTCGAAGGCGTGGTGAACCTGCTCGCGGGCCGCATCCGGGTCGGCCGCTCCACTATCGTTCATGTAGACGGTGAAGTGCGAGTCAGCCCATGGAAACGCCTTCTCGGTGGCGTTGGTTCGCGGAAGCGTGTAGACCATTCCCGTCGCATCCATGAGTTCGGCCGGCTCGTCGCCGTGGGCGAGACCGAGTGTGTGTCCCAGTTCGTGTTCGATGATTTCAGCTGTCGAGTCGTCGCTGAACCCGGTCCGAATGTGGGCAGTCATCGGCCGGTCGATTTGACGTTCGTCCGTGATGTAGGGTGCACAGCCGACGGCGTCGACCTGCCCGCTACACTCCGGGATGTCGTCCGAAAAGCGGACGACGAGGTCCGGATTCCGCGCGTCCGCGTCGACCTCGTAGTCGATTTCGGAGCCGAGATAGCGCGCGTCGTTCGCCTCCCAGAACGTCGTCGCCTCGTTCACCAGCGAGGTGTAGTTACGGCCGTCGTCAGGGGTTTCTAGGGCGATAACAACCGGTTCGGACCCCCACGGCCCGGACTGCTCCACTGCGTCATCGGTTGGTTCGGACTCCCCTTCTTCGACGTAGACAGGGTTGTCCTCGTCGTGGATATCGAATTCGAAGCCGTCCCCATCATCTTCGTCATCGTCGGTGTGGTCAGCCCTGTCTTCATCATCGAACTCGAAGCCGTCCTCATCATCTTCGTCGTCATCGGCAGGGTCGTCCTCGTCACCCTCGTCATCAAACTCGAAGCTATCCTCGTGGTCGTCCTCGCCACCCTCGTCATCGAACTCGAAGTTATCCTTGTGGTCGTCCTCGTCACCTTCATCATCGAATTCGAAGCTATCCTCGTGGTCGTCCTCGTCACCCTCATCATCGAATTCGAAGCTATCCTCGTGGTCGTCCTCGCCCCCCTCGTCATCGAACTCGAAGCTATCCTCGTGGTCGTCCTCGTCACCCTCATCATCGAACTCGAAGTTATCCTCATCATCTTCGTCGTCATCGATGTAGTTAGCCTCGTCTTCGTCACCGAATTCGAAGCCGTCGTCCTCTTTATCATCGACGTGATCATCGTCATCCACGACACAATCGTCTTCACCCTCTCCGTCATCGTGCGTCGAATTGTCAATCGCGGCGACTCTCTCGCCGTCATCGATACTACGTCCCTCCTCTGCGAGTCCTGCTCCGAGTAGCTGGTCGGCCCCGAGGGTCGATTCAGTCGGAACCGTCTCTGTGGCCGTCACTGACGGTGGAACGCTTCCGAGAACAGTGGCTACGACGATGAATATGACGACGAGCGTAAACTGCTGATGTCGGGTCATAAAACGCGCTGAACTAGAGGACTGGGTTCAGAAGAACAATGTACGTCGATACAGATAAGTGCGAGATAACTTATGAGCCAGAGCGTTAAGCACCGCTCACATCGTGAATAATCGAACAGCGACTTACACCACCGTAATCAAGTCATTGCACACTCGACCGACCGCTGTCGTGCGGTTGGATGTGTCACCAGTTGCAAACGCTACTATAGGACCGCTTGGCGAGGCGGCCCACGTTCCAGACGAGAATCCGTCGTCTGTCCCCGTCAGACTCACGTCCACCGATGACTGACCGTCAGCTCTCGGCGTCGGTCTCGACTACATTCTTGAAGTATTCAAGCTCAACGAGTGTGTGTTGGTAAACCTCATTTTCGAGATCAACGGCAGCCGTCAACGCCTTTTCGGCTACTTTGCCCAGTACTGTCGGTGGAACGCGAGCCCAGACACGATGCGAGAGATGGGTCTGTCCGCCTCTCGGGTCGAGCACCACGGTTCCGCCTTCTTCGACAGTGAATGTGAACGGAAGCAGGGGCAGTGTATAGGTGCAAGTACCAATCCAACTGAATCGTTGTTCTTCGACGACGTCACGGAGCTCAGCGTTGATCATGCCTTTGATCGGGCCAACATACTCACGCTGGTAAAATCGGAGGCCATCGCGAAGCGGCTTTTTTGGGTCCATGACGACCCACATCCCGTCGTGGTCAGGGTTAGAGCGTTCCCAGCGAGTTTCGAATTCCTCCAGATACGGCCACACGGTCGCCGGTGACGCATCAATCTGGACCGCGGCGCTTGTTTCGATCATGTATTACCAGTCCGGGTCGGTGTGATTGACGCTATACCCGAGTATACTCGGGGAGTTCTTGAGCTGCGCCTGCAAATGGAACGCCATGCGCTATGCGTCCGGGGTGCTCATCTGGAATGACGGGCAACTCCACCCACTGGAGACCGCTATCGAAGCCTGTCCTGCCGTGACGATCGACACGAGCTATCAAATCAGCAGAGTCGGTGACCGGCTGGTTGAACTGTGCGAGTTTTCGGGCGATATGGCTCGGCTCGAACAGCTCCTCGAATGCGAAGGCTCCGTCCACGACTTCGCGGTCACGCGAGAAACCGGCCTCGCGTACGTCGAATACAGCCAATCGCCGTCCATGGAGCTGCTGTTCGACATCCTCGTTGCGTACTCGCTCGTTCTCGTGCCGCCTCTTGTGTACACAGACGACTACACAGATCGTGGCGTTCGCCTCACGGTCGTTGGGACTGAATCTGCGATCACATGTATTACAGCTGACCTTCCCCCCGAGGTCGACATCTATCCGGAGTCCCTTGGTGAGTACGTCCCCAAACGCGGCCAGCTTGTGGACCTACTCACCGAACGGCAACGAACGGTGTTCGAGGCTGCCGTCGAACTGGGCTACTACGAGGTCCCACGGGAAGCGACACACGAGGAGATTGCGGCGGCGGTCGGACGTGCTCCAGCGACGGTCTCGGAGCAACTCCAGCGAATCGAAGCGAATCTGCTGCCGCGCTACCTCGACACGGAGTTTGGACGTATATGACCCGAGTATACTCGGAGGTGGCTATACTGTCACCCGTCACGGAGCCTCCGTATGGCCCGTCCTGACGCAGCTGTGCTCGTCGTCGGTGGCTACGGCACGATTGGCCGGACTGTCTGTACGGAGCTCGCCGACCGGACACAGGGGGAAATACTCGCTGCTGGTCGCTCGCAGAAAAATGCCCGCCGATTTGCCAGTTCGGTCGCTGGCGTCGAGCCCCGCACGTTTGATGTAAGCGACAGTGCGGGATATGCGGACGCGCTCGCTGACGTGGGGACGGTGGTCATGTGTCTGGATCAAGACACGCCACAGTTCGCGAAAGCCTGTCTCGAGCGCGGCATCGATTACGTCGATATCTCGCCGACGGACGCGCTTCTCCGGGCTATCGAGTCGTTCGACGATCTCGCTCGGGAACGAGGCGCGACGGCCGTACTCAGTGTCGGACTGTCTCCCGGACTGACGAACCTCTTCGTTGCTGAAGCAACCGCAGAACTCGATACAGTCGACCGAGCGGACATCACCCTACTGCTGGGTATTGGTGACGCGTTCGGCCCAGATACGGTTAAATGGACAATCGAGGACGCACTTGGGGACTTCTCGGTGCGGCGTGACGGCGAGTCGACTTCAGTGACTGGCCTCACCGATCCCCGGGTGGTCGAGATTCCTGGCTGGGGGCGGCGCCGAGCGTATCGGGCAAATCTCGCAGATCAGCACGTGCTTGCCCGGACGACGGCCATCCCGACAATCGAGAGTCGACTGTGTTACGACTCTCGCATCGTCACTCGCTATCTGGCAGTATTACGCCGCACCGGACTGTACCAGCCGGTCGTGTCGGCGCTCGGTGTCGATGAAATCGTCAGGCTGACCGATGCAATCCCGTTTGGGTCCAACGAGTCGGTAATCAACGTCGAGGTTAGCGGTCGGGTCAACGGCCGAGCAACGCGAATCAAGCGGTGGGTTCGGGGACCTGATCAAGCCCGTGCGACTGCAATCGTCACTGCTCGAGTCGTAGAGGCGGTGGGGCCGCCACAACCGGCGGGTGTCCACCACATACAGGAGCTGTTCAAGAGCTCACCGTTCTGTGATGTCTTGGTCACGGCCGGGTATAGCGTCGGGCGTGCAGAACAGTGGGAAGAGCCGTCGTAGTGGGGAAATCCATTGCCACGACGGCATCGGACTCGGTCGGTGAGAACGAAGTCGGCCGCGTGGAGTTTGAATATCGTCACGTCGTCACCGGGTATGGCGGGAAGACAGACATTCATAGGCTGTTTCGGTTCGCCGGACACTGTCTGATTCTGTGCAACGAGGGGTCATGAGTGAGTACTGCGATACTCTTACTAGTTAACTGACCTAACCAACGTTACTGCGACTCTGGGCTCTATGTTGGTTAATCTATTCTACTCCAATCATGTAGACGGAATATTCCGTGCTAGCAAGGTTTATTCCTATGAACCACGTGGTATGGGTATGGAAGAACCGCACTCTGAACTCCAGGCTGATGCCGAGGAGCGAACGAACTCACCAGATTTCGATGCTCTGTCCCCTCCGGAGGAACTTGTTCGTGGGGGCCGAACGCGAGACGATTTTTTTGATGCTGTGCTTGGGCTTGACAGTCCAGCTACCGTTGGGGACATCGCCGACCTCGCAGGCCACGGTGTCGATGCCGCGAGAGAGTACTTAGAGTGGTTCGAACGAATGGGAATCGTGACACAGATTACCGAGTCGCCAGCGACGTATGAACGCAACCAGTCGTACTTGAACTGGCGACGGGTCCAGACGCTCCGAGACGACTACACGACAGCAGAACTCCTTGAGTTCCTGAAGACGGAAACAACACGTGCAGAAGATTTGGCTGAGGAGTTTGCTGTCGCGTCGCCGGCAGCGGTCTCTCTCTCGAAGCACGCTGCCGCCACTGAACAATCGATAGAAGATGTTTGGGAAGCTGTTTCCGCGTGGAAAACGGCTCAACGTCGGATAAAGCTCCTTGAACGGGCGTTAGCGAGCGAGTCGGGTGGTGCAACCGACCAACGAACAGCGGTATGACAGGCCAGGATGAGAGTACTGCGTCTGAGTCGGTCTCCGGCGCTCCAATTGATTTTGACCGCCTGGGCATTATTCGAAATCGGTTTACTACCGACGAGCGGTTCACTCAGGTAGTTGATCAACCTGAATTCGCCCCTGAACGGCTGGTTTGCGTGTATGATGGGCGGTTCTACCCATCGAGTGTTCAAAACGCTCGTTTAGAGCTCGTCTGGTTCGAGAACGGCGACTTCTCGCTACACTACCACGAAGACCACGATGAAGGAACGTTCGATCACCGATGGGACCGCCACCCGTCGGACCACAACACTCGCGACCACATCCATCCTGGGCCAGATGCACCAACCCATGGGGACGATACATCCCACCCCAGCGATTGGCGTGACGTCCTCTCAATGGCACTCACTGAAATTGAAACCCGCCAGCGTGCATTTTGGGAGGGCTGATTCTGAATATCGCGTCTACAGCACGACAGTGAGTTTGTCCAGATAGCCTCGCTTAGGTGGAAAAGTGGTGGTGTGGCTGTTGACGACCAATTCGAAGATGTTCTATGACCGCTTGTACTATCTATTAGGTCGGTACTCTTGACCGACTTCCGAGAGTCGGGTTATTTCGGAACCAAGTCAGATCCCCACATTGCCAAAATAAAGACGTACTCTGATGACCTCAACTAGCAGCTCCCTCTCACGGGAATTCCAGTTGAGTCTTCTTTTTGACATCTCTCAATTTGGAGTCTAGACGACAGCTAAGATCAAAAATTTTGACTTGGGTTACTTTGTTCAATTCACTATAACTGTCATGTTCGACACGACCCATATTTCTACAGCCTTCATCAAATTCGCGTTTCGCCGAGCTTATTTCATCCAATATTCCCATCACTTCAATAATATCTTCTTGAATATTTTCATCGCTAAAGAGGTGGGTGTTCTGTCGAAGAGCCCCCCTTAGTGATTGTTCGTCAACTGCCTCAAGAGGCGGAATGTGATCCCGGTTTGGTACCTCCTCTATATTCTCTTCAAATGAATTCACAAACCGAGAGATCTCAAACTCTAGTTGCCGGACTGCCTGTTGGCGACGATCTGCCTCAACGAACATCGACTCTAACTGCTCTCGACTCATCGGCTGCTTCTGGTCGTTGACGCGGACAAAATAGGACGAATCAGATGCCTTGACTGGCTTACGCGAGGCCTCAAAGACACGAACTGCAAGCGCTATTCTGTCGGTATTCTCGCTCGGGGGGATGAGTGGGTCGGAGACATAGATTTCTACAACTGGCGTTGTATCCTTAATATATTGATTGACTGTTCGTCTGACCTCATGTTCCGGTGGTTCAAACGGCGCTGGATCAATCGAATCAGCCATACCAAAAACAAGAATCCCACCACATCCATTGGCAAATGCAGTGAACTCTCGTTCAAGGTTTCTTCGCCACTTTTGTTTTGACTTATCTGAATTTTCTCCAGTAGGATACGATAGATGCTTCTTGTATTCCAAGTAGGTACTCTCTGGGACGTCGTTGTCAGCTAGGAACTCAATCGTATCCCAAGTCCAATCCTTAACGTCGGACGGATACAGCTGGTCTTCCATAGAAAAGAGTGTTTTCAGAGACAAATAAAATGATAGACCAGATGTCAAGTGTACTGAGTAGTAGGGGGAACCGTCTTCACAACCAAACACTCAGTAGTTCTGAGAATCACCTAGTTTCGGATAGGTGACTAATTATTCTGTGCTAGTTCGGTTGGAACTACTGTATGGGTGCAATTTGCGTGTCCTGGAACGGTGACTCCGTCGTTCCAGTTGCCTTGTCTCTGCTGAGAATACAGCGCTCGGAGGAGCTCCGAGGTTGCATGTTTTCCCCCCGCCAACTGCTGGGTACAATCTGAAGTCGTGTCTTCTCGAGGAGAGCGCGGGACAAAACACTCTGAGTCTCCTCGCTCTTCGAGAATCTCCATTACTGATTGGTTATAAAACCGACTCAGTTGCGACCGTATCAACCGTTCTTTCCACTGGCTGTTGAATACGTGATTGTTCCCCATATGAAGTGAGTTACTGGGTGGGAGCTCTGATGAGACACGTTGCTCAGCGGTTGCATGGTCGATCTCTCCTTTAACAAGCTCCGACAGTATCGTCCTGAAGTCTTCTTTTCGTGTACCTCCCTCGAGGCACTTTCCTATGATTGGTTCATCAGCTATCAACTCCAGAGCATGCAGCCTAATCTCACCGTTGTTGGAGAGTGCTTTTGGGATTTCGTCGTAGTGTTGTGCCCATTCTGTCATGATTCCACACATAATAATGTCTATACGATAACAAATATCTATCCCCGAATCAGACATTTTGTGCTCAGGCAAGAGCGACAAAGTGCCGAATGCACCCTAGTGAGCAGTTCCGAGAATCTGGTTTTCTCTTTTCGGAACCGAGAGCCAAAGAGAGTTGGCCGTGGTATGCTCCGAGCATTCATATTTGAGCAGTGTCCGCATCTGTACGTGGTTAGAAAGTCTTCACTACTGCTAGCTGTTTCTGCCTTGTGCTCCCCAGCACTGCTGTTCTGGTCTGAGACCTCAGGGAAGACAAATCTAGTAAATCACACACCCCCGTACGATCTCCCAGCATTTGCTCAAATCGTAGGCGCACTCGGGAGCCTAGTGCTGTCCGCTGGTTTGGTGTATCTCTATCGGCGCCAAACAATGATTCTGAACGAAGAAAAAAAGCAAACAGAATTCCAGTCGAAGGCCCTGTTACGTATCGAGGATTTACAAGTTATTCCAGCCGAGAAGGTTAGCGAATACGCGACTAATAATGGCTTGGATACTTGGCCCCATCTTTTACATGCAGATCTGGTTGAAGTCACCCTGTCAAATTTTGGTCGGGCACCGGCTGAAGAACTCAGAGTAGAAGCAATGCTAAATGGGAACAAGATCGGTTGGGAATCGCAGGGACCTTTAATTCAGGGGGAATGGAAAACTGCGCTGAAAAAGATGACTGGACCTCGTATGGATGCGATCCGCTTGAATGACCAGGGCGGTGTAATAGGAACGAACGAACGAGAGAAAGTTTACACCACTTCGCTCCATGCGGTGACCGACGAGATCGAAGAGCAGCTGGGTGATGATGTGTGCATAAATGAAACTATGGGTGACAATCCTCCAGGATTTCTCTCAGCTTCCGAGCTTCTGTGGATATTTCAAGATTCTGGCGAGTCTGAAATCGACGCGGGAGTTCGATTGTGGTACAAAGATGGACTGGGTGATCGAAGACCGATAAGACTTGGATACACAACCGTCGAGTCGAAGAATATCACCGACTTCCATTCAGTTATCTTTAATGCGAGGCCTATGATGCCAGATGACGTTCCTGAAGAAAACAAATGGTGGGAAAAATCCGAATAGACCTTTGATTCTCCTCCCCGAGTCCTGCAGATCCGACTAGCAGATGGCTATTCTATACGCTTCCGAGAATACCCCATTCTCGTAACCTCCGGCGCGTCGAAGTCACCAAATCGGCCTGTTTTCACCCGAGATCGACCCGACCCAACTAGCTAAGGTTCCGGAAAACAGAGCTACCTACCAGAACCGGAACCATGCAGGCACGCCCATATCCATCGAAGTCAGGAAAGCGACTGTGGCTCTCTCGTGATGAGCAGGCCAAACTGCTCTCACTCGTCGAGGACGAATACCCGCGTCGACGCATCGCCCTTGACCTCGCACTCCACGGTCTCCGCAGCGACGAAGTCCGGAACGTCGAGCCGCGACACTTCCAGCCGCTCGACGACAACGGGAAGTGGCGACTCACGATTCCCGACGGGAAGACCGGCACGCGGGACACGCCGGTCTCGCGGAGTCTCCGCGAGCGCGTGAAGTATCTGAAGTCAGCAGCGCGACTGCGCGTCGACGAGCCGGTCATCGACGTATCCACTCGGTCGCTGCGAGACTGGATTGTCGAGGCGCGCGAGCAGTTGGCTGACGACTTGGACGACGACCGCTGGCACGACCTCGGGATGCACGACCTTCGACGAACGTGGGCGACGGACACGTTCTACTCACTCGCGTTCGAGGGCGTTCCGATTGCCGAGGAGTTGACCATGGCGTGGGGCGGGTGGGCGATGACCGACTCGGGACGTGAGACGTTCCGGCGGAACTACCTCGGTCCTGTGCCGGACCACGTGACTTCGAGGGCGATGGCTCACCTCGATTTCCGGTAAAGAGTAG belongs to Haloferax mediterranei ATCC 33500 and includes:
- a CDS encoding toprim domain-containing protein; this translates as MSRAVDAAIVEGQNDRRGLRAAGFEKRIYTCSEAGRLVPFATQIDEEEVVILTDFDPAGRKLNARLRELLADSQVSPEWRRKVGALLTPYDRRDIESLNNLFRHQW
- a CDS encoding SRPBCC family protein, giving the protein MIETSAAVQIDASPATVWPYLEEFETRWERSNPDHDGMWVVMDPKKPLRDGLRFYQREYVGPIKGMINAELRDVVEEQRFSWIGTCTYTLPLLPFTFTVEEGGTVVLDPRGGQTHLSHRVWARVPPTVLGKVAEKALTAAVDLENEVYQHTLVELEYFKNVVETDAES
- a CDS encoding helix-turn-helix domain-containing protein, whose protein sequence is MRYASGVLIWNDGQLHPLETAIEACPAVTIDTSYQISRVGDRLVELCEFSGDMARLEQLLECEGSVHDFAVTRETGLAYVEYSQSPSMELLFDILVAYSLVLVPPLVYTDDYTDRGVRLTVVGTESAITCITADLPPEVDIYPESLGEYVPKRGQLVDLLTERQRTVFEAAVELGYYEVPREATHEEIAAAVGRAPATVSEQLQRIEANLLPRYLDTEFGRI
- a CDS encoding saccharopine dehydrogenase family protein, with the translated sequence MARPDAAVLVVGGYGTIGRTVCTELADRTQGEILAAGRSQKNARRFASSVAGVEPRTFDVSDSAGYADALADVGTVVMCLDQDTPQFAKACLERGIDYVDISPTDALLRAIESFDDLARERGATAVLSVGLSPGLTNLFVAEATAELDTVDRADITLLLGIGDAFGPDTVKWTIEDALGDFSVRRDGESTSVTGLTDPRVVEIPGWGRRRAYRANLADQHVLARTTAIPTIESRLCYDSRIVTRYLAVLRRTGLYQPVVSALGVDEIVRLTDAIPFGSNESVINVEVSGRVNGRATRIKRWVRGPDQARATAIVTARVVEAVGPPQPAGVHHIQELFKSSPFCDVLVTAGYSVGRAEQWEEPS
- a CDS encoding DUF7342 family protein, with the translated sequence MEEPHSELQADAEERTNSPDFDALSPPEELVRGGRTRDDFFDAVLGLDSPATVGDIADLAGHGVDAAREYLEWFERMGIVTQITESPATYERNQSYLNWRRVQTLRDDYTTAELLEFLKTETTRAEDLAEEFAVASPAAVSLSKHAAATEQSIEDVWEAVSAWKTAQRRIKLLERALASESGGATDQRTAV
- a CDS encoding ATP-binding protein is translated as MEDQLYPSDVKDWTWDTIEFLADNDVPESTYLEYKKHLSYPTGENSDKSKQKWRRNLEREFTAFANGCGGILVFGMADSIDPAPFEPPEHEVRRTVNQYIKDTTPVVEIYVSDPLIPPSENTDRIALAVRVFEASRKPVKASDSSYFVRVNDQKQPMSREQLESMFVEADRRQQAVRQLEFEISRFVNSFEENIEEVPNRDHIPPLEAVDEQSLRGALRQNTHLFSDENIQEDIIEVMGILDEISSAKREFDEGCRNMGRVEHDSYSELNKVTQVKIFDLSCRLDSKLRDVKKKTQLEFP
- a CDS encoding site-specific integrase translates to MQARPYPSKSGKRLWLSRDEQAKLLSLVEDEYPRRRIALDLALHGLRSDEVRNVEPRHFQPLDDNGKWRLTIPDGKTGTRDTPVSRSLRERVKYLKSAARLRVDEPVIDVSTRSLRDWIVEAREQLADDLDDDRWHDLGMHDLRRTWATDTFYSLAFEGVPIAEELTMAWGGWAMTDSGRETFRRNYLGPVPDHVTSRAMAHLDFR